A stretch of the Capsicum annuum cultivar UCD-10X-F1 chromosome 8, UCD10Xv1.1, whole genome shotgun sequence genome encodes the following:
- the LOC107840549 gene encoding protein NUCLEAR FUSION DEFECTIVE 4 isoform X1 translates to MTFIFSYNSPVGKWLGFVAAVWVQAISGNNYTFSNYSDALKSLMALTQLQLNNLSVAKDVGKAFGILAGLASDRLSTPVILLIGGVEGFIGYGVQWLVVSGTIRPLPYWIMCIFLCMGGNSTTWMNTAILVTCIRNFRKNRGPVTGILKGYVGLSTAIFTDICSALFASDPSTFLLLLAVVPFAVCLTAILFLREIPPSSTPAEEKEEVKYFGVINIIAVIIAIYLLAFDLSGTHGKIFSRIFAGILLVLLASPLAIPVHLMVKNFIRQNSLNLDVEGNNNNIAEPLLCSDETVTVTEEVEKKEVVIVEAANAVAVVEKKAPVIGEDHTIFEAMKTLDFWILFVSFLCGVGTGLTVMNNLGQMGLALGYVDVSIFVSLTSIWGFFGRIISGSVSEYFIKKAAMPRPIWNAASQILMAIGYILLAMAMPGSLYIGSSIVGICYGVRLAISVPAASELFGLKYYGLIYNVLILNLPLGSFLFSGLLAGLLYDAQATKTADGGNTCVGAHCYRLVFIVMSIACIVGFALDILLSIRTKNLYAKIYASRKAKKTSAVLS, encoded by the exons ATGACTTTCATATTTAGTTACAACTCCCCCGTCGGAAAATGGCTCGGCTTCGTCGCCGCCGTTTGGGTACAAGCCATTTCCGGCAACAATTACACTTTCTCCAACTACTCTGACGCTTTAAAGTCTCTAATGGCACTTACTCAGCTCCAATTAAACAACCTCTCCGTCGCTAAAGACGTCGGAAAAGCGTTCGGCATACTCGCCGGACTTGCCTCCGACCGATTATCAACTCCTGTTATTCTTCTAATTGGTGGAGTCGAAGGTTTCATTGGTTACGGTGTTCAATGGCTTGTTGTTAGTGGTACAATTAGACCTCTTCCTTATTGGATTATGTGTATATTTTTATGCATGGGAGGTAACAGTACTACATGGATGAATACAGCTATTTTAGTTACTTGTATAAGGAATTTCAGGAAAAACAGAGGACCTGTAACGGGAATTTTGAAAGGTTATGTAGGATTAAGTACGGCGATTTTCACCGATATTTGTTCGGCGTTATTTGCTAGTGATCCTTCAACTTTCTTACTCCTTCTCGCTGTAGTTCCGTTCGCCGTTTGTTTAACAGCGATTCTTTTTCTCCGTGAAATTCCACCTTCCTCAACTCCCgcagaagaaaaagaagaggttAAATACTTCGGCGTTATTAACATAATTGCCGTCATTATAGCGATTTATTTGTTAGCTTTCGACCTTTCCGGTACtcatggaaaaatattttcacGAATTTTTGCTGGAATACTTCTAGTACTTTTAGCTTCACCTTTAGCCATTCCGGTTCACCTTATGGTGAAAAACTTCATCCGTCAAAATTCATTGAATTTAGACGTTGAAGGGAACAACAACAATATTGCAGAGCCATTGTTGTGCAGCGATGAAACAGTTACAGTTACAGAGGAAGTGGAGAAAAAGGAGGTGGTTATAGTGGAAGCGGCAAATGCGGTGGCAGTTGTGGAAAAAAAGGCACCTGTTATTGGAGAAGATCACACGATTTTTGAGGCAATGAAGACTCTGGATTTCTGGATCTTGTTTGTTTCATTTCTATGTGGAGTAGGAACTGGTTTGACTGTGATGAACAATTTGGGGCAAATGGGATTAGCTCTTGGATATGTTGATGTTTCCATTTTCGTCTCTCTCACAAGCATTTGGGGATTTTTCGGTCGCATTATTTCCGGCTCTGTTTCAGAATATTTCATCAA AAAAGCTGCAATGCCAAGACCGATATGGAATGCGGCTTCACAGATTCTGATGGCTATAGGATACATCTTACTGGCAATGGCTATGCCAGGATCGCTCTACATTGGGTCTAGCATCGTTGGAATTTGCTATGGAGTTCGTCTTGCTATCTCCGTTCCAGCTGCTTCCGAGCTCTTTGGTCTCAAATATTACGGTCTCATTTACAATGTCCTGATTCTCAACCTTCCACTCGGATCATTCCTCTTCTCCGGTTTGCTCGCGGGTCTTTTGTATGATGCTCAGGCTACAAAGACAGCTGATGGAGGCAACACTTGTGTTGGTGCTCACTGCTACAGGCTTGTATTCATTGTCATGTCTATAGCTTGCATCGTGGGGTTCGCCTTGGATATTTTGCTATCGATTAGAACCAAGAACTTGTATGCTAAGATTTATGCAAGCAGGAAAGCAAAGAAGACTAGTGCTGTATTATCTTGA
- the LOC107840549 gene encoding protein NUCLEAR FUSION DEFECTIVE 4 isoform X2 — protein sequence MTFIFSYNSPVGKWLGFVAAVWVQAISGNNYTFSNYSDALKSLMALTQLQLNNLSVAKDVGKAFGILAGLASDRLSTPVILLIGGVEGFIGYGVQWLVVSGTIRPLPYWIMCIFLCMGGNSTTWMNTAILVTCIRNFRKNRGPVTGILKGYVGLSTAIFTDICSALFASDPSTFLLLLAVVPFAVCLTAILFLREIPPSSTPAEEKEEVKYFGVINIIAVIIAIYLLAFDLSGTHGKIFSRIFAGILLVLLASPLAIPVHLMVKNFIRQNSLNLDVEGNNNNIAEPLLCSDETVTVTEEVEKKEVVIVEAANAVAVVEKKAPVIGEDHTIFEAMKTLDFWILFVSFLCGVGTGLTVMNNLGQMGLALGYVDVSIFVSLTSIWGFFGRIISGSVSEYFIK from the coding sequence ATGACTTTCATATTTAGTTACAACTCCCCCGTCGGAAAATGGCTCGGCTTCGTCGCCGCCGTTTGGGTACAAGCCATTTCCGGCAACAATTACACTTTCTCCAACTACTCTGACGCTTTAAAGTCTCTAATGGCACTTACTCAGCTCCAATTAAACAACCTCTCCGTCGCTAAAGACGTCGGAAAAGCGTTCGGCATACTCGCCGGACTTGCCTCCGACCGATTATCAACTCCTGTTATTCTTCTAATTGGTGGAGTCGAAGGTTTCATTGGTTACGGTGTTCAATGGCTTGTTGTTAGTGGTACAATTAGACCTCTTCCTTATTGGATTATGTGTATATTTTTATGCATGGGAGGTAACAGTACTACATGGATGAATACAGCTATTTTAGTTACTTGTATAAGGAATTTCAGGAAAAACAGAGGACCTGTAACGGGAATTTTGAAAGGTTATGTAGGATTAAGTACGGCGATTTTCACCGATATTTGTTCGGCGTTATTTGCTAGTGATCCTTCAACTTTCTTACTCCTTCTCGCTGTAGTTCCGTTCGCCGTTTGTTTAACAGCGATTCTTTTTCTCCGTGAAATTCCACCTTCCTCAACTCCCgcagaagaaaaagaagaggttAAATACTTCGGCGTTATTAACATAATTGCCGTCATTATAGCGATTTATTTGTTAGCTTTCGACCTTTCCGGTACtcatggaaaaatattttcacGAATTTTTGCTGGAATACTTCTAGTACTTTTAGCTTCACCTTTAGCCATTCCGGTTCACCTTATGGTGAAAAACTTCATCCGTCAAAATTCATTGAATTTAGACGTTGAAGGGAACAACAACAATATTGCAGAGCCATTGTTGTGCAGCGATGAAACAGTTACAGTTACAGAGGAAGTGGAGAAAAAGGAGGTGGTTATAGTGGAAGCGGCAAATGCGGTGGCAGTTGTGGAAAAAAAGGCACCTGTTATTGGAGAAGATCACACGATTTTTGAGGCAATGAAGACTCTGGATTTCTGGATCTTGTTTGTTTCATTTCTATGTGGAGTAGGAACTGGTTTGACTGTGATGAACAATTTGGGGCAAATGGGATTAGCTCTTGGATATGTTGATGTTTCCATTTTCGTCTCTCTCACAAGCATTTGGGGATTTTTCGGTCGCATTATTTCCGGCTCTGTTTCAGAATATTTCATCAAGTAA